taggaaagggcaggtctcctaagtatcaacaaaacatgacatatcgagttgcagtaagactaagtacctccctgTGTAGGAGATAGTCAGTAAtgagtctgagctaatggccaagcagttataaataatattaagtctctgagtgattattttataagtggcttcaGGTCTGTGGGGGATctgagaaaccttccaactacagggtatagatctaaacagagaatcctcaacagaagaatttcaaatggccaagaaacacttaaggagatattcaacatccttagccatcagagaaatgtctctgactcttttactggcttttgggaccctacttccCATCCtgagtcaccttgcccagcctcaatacatggggaggtacttagtcttactgcaactcgatataccatgttttgttgatacttatGGGAGAcctgcaaatcaaaatgactctgacattctgtcagaatggctaaggtcaaagcacaaaggatgtggagcaaggggaacactcatccactgctggtgggagtgcaaacttgtacagctactttggaagtcagtgtggcggtttctcagaaaactgggtgtcaatttacctcaagacccagctataccactcttgggcacatacccaaaggatgcttaagcataccacaaggacacttgctcaactatgttcatagcagctttatttgtaacaatcagaacctggaaacaacccagatgtccctcaGCCAaggactggataaagaaaatgtggcacatttgcacaatggagtactactcagctgttaaaaacaggacaccaggaaatttgaaggcaaatggatggaactagaaaaaatcatgagtgaggcaacccagaccaagaaagataaacatggtatgcactcaccaATGTgtagatattaactgtaaaggataatcatgctaccatccacagacccagagaggctaggtaacaaggagtgtCTAAGGGGTACTAATGGACctcactgggaaggggaaatagagaccATCTCCTGAATGAATTGGGGACAGTGATTTAAAACCATGTCCCTGAAGTCCAGCTCAGTCTGTTGGCAGTAGTTAGTCATGTGTATGTTATACGGACTCTCCTCAGAAGCAAATGTGTGTTCACATGGCCTCTCTGAAGGCCACTAACATTTGTAAAGATATCCTTAGGATACCTGGTTCTCCATCCCAAATCTTCATGGTGGCAGAGAGGGAACAGTTGACTAGAAAATGTTCTTTATATTATCCAGAGTTACTTCCCTACTTTATTTCTGTTCCAACTTATAACTCTTGtttttgtgagtttgtgtgtgtgtgtgtgtgtgtgtgtgtgtgtgtgtgtgtgtgtgtgtccccaccccttgcctcctgagacagggtttctctgtgtagctttggctgtcctggaactcactttgtagaccaggctggtcttgaactcacagagatccatctgcctctgcctcccagagagctgggattaaagacatgtgctaccactgcccagctgtttttatGTGTGATCTTTACTCATTTactttcctactttctttctgtCCCAATTTATTGATCTTGTTTTTATGTGTGAACTTTACTCACTTGGGGTCAATCCTTTGGGtcacatgaaagtagaaaaaaaatcaacaaatatagATTTTATATTCTACCCCAGGACAACTGGCCTCCTGTGTTCCACAAAGCTGGCAGTTGTATAAGATACTTGCAAATAGGTTTATATGAGTGAGGTCTTGAGAATGGATAGGGCTTAAATGACCCTATTATAGGAATGAGGAAGTGCGTGAGTTGAAAAGACGAGGAACaactctttaaaacaaacataaCCAACCAAAGTCCTTCTGGCCTGGGAATTTCTGGCAAGCTTTATATTCTATGCTGGGTGGGGATTATACGTACAGTCTCAATTAGGTCTCCAGGTTGGTAGCTAACTTTGAATTCCTTCAACAGGGAACAGGGAAAAAAGACAAGGCCATTTCAGTACCAATCTGCCAGTCATGgtcctgcacttcctgttttcagtTCCTTCATATTCTACAGGACTTTGAACTTCAGTTCCCTGAGTTTGACCCTGGTACTGGCTAAGGACTCTGGTACTTTTCCTGCCTTGAGTGTATACTCTCATACTGTATTGGCCCCTGTGTTGATCTGGCGTCACCCTGTGCCTAACTCTGCAAATAAGCAGCCAGACCTGACTATATATTGATTTTGTTCGTGATTATGTAACTATCAGGTTGTGAGCTGGGGCAGGGGTTGGATGACAAGTAGTTATAACCCTTGAGGTCTGATAGAGTGTAGGGCAGAGATAGATAAGTTCCTAGAACAAGATGCAGGAGCTCACATCTCAGGGAGGGGCAGAAGCAGTCAGTGCTGGTCCTTGGATGAGGGTTGAGGGTAGAGTCATCTACtttatctgtctctgtgtccccacCTGGGTATAGTGGTAACTGATGGGCCGTTATACACACTAAGATGCTTTTGCTACAAATGATAGAAACTAAGATTCACTGATGAACTATGAGTAGTATTTAAAAAAGGGGCAGGGGGGGGGAGGGTATGTGAGCCAGGTGGCTcataggccagtggttctcaacctgggggtccaAAAaatcagatagcctgcatatcagatatttacattatgattcataacagtagcaaaattacagttatgaagtagcaatgaaataattttatgattggtgGTCACCATAATATGAGGAATTGGGGTAAAGgttgcagcatgaggaaggttgagaagcactatTAGACTCTTCCTGTAGGATGTCTCCAGAAACCGCTCAGTGCTCCCAGCCTCTGAATTTCCATTCTTTCTGGGAGAGTCTGATTGGCCAGCTGGGTCAGGTGGATGAGCTTGACCTAGGAGGCGTGGCCGAGTCTTCCAGCACCACCCCTTCGAAGCAGTTATGAGTTTTTCTTTAGCAGATTTCAGTTTCTTGGTCAGTTCTTAGAATCATTGCTTCACCGCATTATTTGTTTCTTAATCGTTTAACTTTagctgatttgttttgtttgcccgCACAACAGCATTTTGGGAGGAATGTTGAGTTCTGTTGGAGTCAGGTCGCTGTTGTTGAgctgaagacagaagaggaaagagaaggggaaatctAGTGTCTGTCCTTGTGTGATGGAACTCCCTAGCCTCTGTCCTTGTGCGATGGAACTCCCTAGTCTTTGACCTTGACAAAGTTATTAAGGCATTGTAAAGAAACCCCCGGAAAAAAAACTTGAGATTAAATCTCTCTTGAGTTAGcaaaaatgttaagaatcaaATCAGCAACCAAGGACATTTATTGCAAGCATGAAGTGTTTATCCCCAACCTGACTTAATGCACTTTTCCTGTCCTGCATTGGTGGAAGGTGGATCTGTGCCTCTTCTGAGTCTGCCAGCCTCTGTGTGCATTCCACCCCAGGAAGATTGAGTAAGGAGGGGACAGCAAGTCTTCTACAAAGGTGAAAACTGCTAATGTGAGTATTCTCATCCCAGCCTGTTTAAAtaaaagtgtacacacacacacacacacacacacacacacacacacacacacacacacacgtttttttgagacagggtttctctgtgtagttttggtacctgtatggaatttctctctgtagaccgggctggccttgaactcacagagatccacctggctctgcctcccaaatgctgggactaaaggtgtgccccaccaccacccggctaagttATATCTTTCTAAAGATAGGAAttatggggcctggagagatagttGAGTGGTTAAAagacacttgctactcttgcagaggacccaggctcagttcccagcacctacatggtggctcacaaccatataattccagtttcaggggacccaaggCTCTCTTTAGACCTCCTCAGGCcaccagacacacatatacatgcaagcaaaactctcacacacattaaacaaataaattgaagatcaaaaaacagcaaataacaatgggagaaaacagagccaggaaaaGAATAAGATACATAGAAAATTCAAGAGTTCTATGAGGCTTTTAATGGGTCAAGGTACAGAGGCTAGAAATGGGCTGTCTGTTTGGGAACTGGAACATATGGAAAACTGGTGGATTGATGTGAGGCAAGGAGAAACAGGTAAAGGATGAGAAAGGTAGCTTTCTCTGCACCAAGAACACATTGGAGAAGGTCTGGatatggcccagtggttaaagtgcttgccagtCAAGCATGTGCACAAGtgtttggatcccagaacccacacaaatgcccagtgggtgtggtggcccacctataattccagcctcagTTGGTGGAGACAGGGGATCATGAGCAatctggctagcaagactagcatATCAGACtttctgggtttgattgagaaaccttgcctcaggGAGTAAGGTGGGAGAGTGGTGAGGATGATTCCATATCCTtgggcttacacacacacacacacacacacacacacacacacacacacacacacgcacgcacgcacgcacgcacgcacgcacacgcgcgcgcgtgtgcacacacacacggaggaaaAGAGGGATAAAAAGAGTATGTTTTAGCTAGATATGGGGgcacatacctgtgatcccagccttTAGGAGGCCAAGGTAGGAGGATTACTGTGTTTGAGGCCAATATAGGCTACATAGGGACTTGAAGGACAGAAAATcctatcagagagagagagggagggagggagggagggagggagggagagagagagagagagagagagagagagagagagagagagagagagagagagtgagagagagagagagagagagaatatgaatctACTTCCTACTTCCCCTAACTTTGACATTTCTTTTCAGGACTGAGACAATTCAAAGAATTGCTCTTTATTTTGGCCACTGGTTAAAATAGTCTGCTCCTCTGCCCCTGGCTGTGACATTGCATGGCCATGTTCTCACaggctttctcctccctcccccaaacctAGGCTTCCATAGAAACATAATCATCAAGGACTGAGGAGCTGGGACTGACCTCTGGTAACCGCAGACTAGGCTAAATTCTTGTGAGGCATCAAAGGTATTTTGGGGTCCTTGATGTACTCTTTGACCCATTCCTCATTAGGGTTGGCACAGACTTCTAGGTTCTTCTTGGTGACAAAGCTGTGGAGACAGAGTTAGACTGTCATAGGCTGTGGTACAGGATGGGGTATTCCTGCAACTCGAATAGCTCATGTTTTCTAGAGccctcctttgcttctctgtatGGGTTCCCCAAAGCCTCTGTGGCCTTTAGACCCGACCTTCCCTTCTTCAGACTGGACACCCAGGCTTGGGTTTTATAATGGTAGTAATTTATTGAGTGACATAATTTTAAGTGACAAAAACAAGGATTAAACCCAGACCCTGGAGAGCTGAAGCCCAATCCCTTAGCCACAATCCAAAGGAGTCTAGGATGGAGACTTCTTTCCTGTGCATCCCATTCCTGCTCCATTTCCCCCTCCCATCTCCATGGAGATATATGTAGGAAATGCTTACATGATTCCTGGCAGGTGGCAGCTGAGGGCCTCTTTGTATCCCGCCACCCGTTTCTTTGGCAGTACCTTCTCATAGTACTTATGGCAGCAGTTGGGTAGAGGTTTTATCGACTCAGGCATTCCTGAAGGAGTCACATTGTGAGTTGAGTCAAGGAGCAGAAAAGGAAGCCACGGCGCTCACCTCCCTCTTCCATCTGTTATATCCCACTCCTATGATGAAGAAAATGTCCAGTCGCAGGGACTGATGATAGCGTGATGGGTAATGGGGAAACTGAAAAGGACGTATGTGCAGGGACATGCATGTGGCACCTTTAGCCTCTGAACTGAGTGTTATCAGGTGCAGAGAGCAACTCAGAGGTTCACATTTGCCAAGGAACCGGGAGGAGTTGGCTCACTTCTGTTTCCTGGTGATCAGATTAAGCAAATAGGAACTGAGATGGTGTTACATGCCAGGCTCTATGGGGTTAAAACACAAAGAGGCTGCAAATTGCAGCCAACGAAATGGGTGCAGCTTATTATTTAACTAATTCCGGCATCgtagaaagacacaaacacatccacctgtgtctctgcatctcttaCTCAGGATGACTGTTCTCTACCCTTTGATACTGTAGACCAGTTATAGGGTAAAGGAAGTGAAAAGTTAACTACAATTGCATGGGGTCCACTAGAGAACAGACGGGCAGGAGATGCCATGGGAGCAGAGTGAGGGCACCTAACCCAGTGTTGGAGCTGAGGGGAAATCTCCAAGCGGGTGGTGGGGGCCTAAGTGGGTTCCCAGAGGATGAATGGGAGCTAGACAGAGGGTTTGTAGGATCTGGAAGAAAGCAATGGGGGAAGGCCTGAAGGTGTGTGTCTCATGAGTGCCGAGCAGCTGGAGTAGCTAGAAAACAAGAATGAAGGAGGGACTGAGAAGAGAtgaaaatggggtgggggaggacaggCTACACTCCAGCCAAGCTATGGTGGAGTCTGGACCCCATCCTGCAGGCGTTAGAGAGCCTGAGGTCTGGAAGAGCGTGAGAAGGTGGGGCACGCAGGATGAGCGAGAGCAGGTCGAGAGCATGTGATCCAGGCCTCAGGTCAGCTCGGATCAGAATCTTGAGtaaaggattttttgttttgtttttttgtttttttgacacagggtttttctgtgtaacagtcccagctgtcctggcacgtactctgtagaccaggctggccttgagctcagtgatctgcctgcctctgcctcccaagtgctgggattaaagacgtgtgccaccaccacccagcatggaATAAAGGATTTTAATCATGGgtaatttcttaatttctctgGGTTTTAGCTTTCTTATCCCTTAAATGGTATAAAAcgatatatgtgtatttttttttttcctgagtgctaggattaaagtcgtgtgcaaccaccgcctggcatacacacacacacacacacacacacacacatgtatgtatgtatgcatgtatgtatatatatacatatatatatgtatatatattagtatatgtgctgccaaagacAGCACAAAGATACTTTTATCCCAGAATCATGATGAAAATGTTTGAGATGTCCAACTCAAGAGCCTGAAATACAGAGAAACTCAATCCATGACTAACATATTTGAGAAAAAATGGTGATGACTACTTGCCTTGGAAGTGGCTGTTTCCCTCCTCTGTGAGGCTGGGTGGGTACTGGCCTTGGCTAGTGGTTGCTGTTCTTAACCACGTCTAACTACTCACCAGTTGAGGATACTATCTAGGAAGTCAAGCCGGAGACCATCCCTTGCACCCAGACATTCAGAACACAAATCTTTTTGTCATCTTATCTCATGCCTGGGGCTGATGACTAGAGTCGGGAGCCCCATCTGACTGACTCGAGTTTTTGTCAGGCCATTGTCTCTTCCTCCGAGCCTGGACCCGCTGCTCTGAGACGACTGACTTTCCCAAAGGCCACCGTGGCCTCTTCCCAACCACCAGACACACGTAATTCCTGCATAAATGACCGCACATAGTTCCCGTCAGTGATCCTCATGGCTTTGCTTATCAAGTCAAGGTTTGCAAAGGTGAGGTCATCCTGAGAGTTCATGGACACACTGCACACCACTGCACTTgacctttgtttctctgtgtgtctgcacaGGTGGAGCCAGGCCAGAGTCTGTGCTTAGGGCAACcttaaaagcaaaaggaaaggcTATGGCGGCCTAAAGCAGTATGTGCGTAGAAGGGCTTAGTATTTTTGTGCCTCCTTTGTTATCAGGGACCCACTGGTGAtggcagaggcaaagggtaggAGTGACCAAATGCTATTCTCTGTAGGTCCCAGTTCCCTCTCTTTCCACTGTCAACCCCTTTCATTTTTTCTGCAGACTTCATTtcgtcttgggggtggggggaaacagTGGGGTAGAGAAGGGAGTCATAGATCCTCAAACAGTATGCTCGATCACTCCTTTGGGGACTCAGTTTGATTGTCCAATAGCTCCAGCAATGTATGCCAGCACCGAGAGAGGCAAGGCTATCTAGGTTCAGACTTCCCATTCCTAGACTTAGGATCAGGGATAGatagctttgtcttttttttttttttttttttttttttggagacaggatttctctgtgtacttttggtgcctgtcctggatctcactctttagaccaggctggcctcgaactcacagagatccacctggctctgcctcccgagtgctgggattgaaggcgtacaccaccacccggctttcccTACCCCCTTTTTATCATATGCATTTACAATGATTTCCCTAATACTTTCTTATTTCCCTCCCAAATGATTCCTTCTGATGGCAAGATCCCCTAAGGAGACGTGCCATGGTTTCCTAGACTCACCCACCTTTAGAATCTCTGGTCTCGACCAAGCCCAGCTCTACTAACAAGGAGAAA
This Peromyscus leucopus breed LL Stock chromosome 8b, UCI_PerLeu_2.1, whole genome shotgun sequence DNA region includes the following protein-coding sequences:
- the Ccl16 gene encoding C-C motif chemokine 16, with product MKVSLACLLLLLAILSTASAFYNRPRMPESIKPLPNCCHKYYEKVLPKKRVAGYKEALSCHLPGIIFVTKKNLEVCANPNEEWVKEYIKDPKIPLMPHKNLA